Below is a genomic region from Bordetella pertussis 18323.
GCCCCTGGAAGAGATCCTGACCTGGCTGCCGGCCGAGGTGCAGGCCGACCTGGACGAGCTGCGCGCGGCGCTGGCATTGCTGCAGTCGTTCGATCCGGCAGGCATCGGCGCGCGCGACATGGCCGAATGCCTGCAGCTGCAGTTGCGCCAGCCCGATCCGGCGCGCCTGCCCGAGGCGGCCGATGCCGAGGTGCTGGCCTGTGCGCGGCGCATCTGCGCGCAGCATCTGCCCTTGCTGGCCACCGGCAACGTGGCCCGCGTGCGCGAGGCCGTGCAATGCGACGAGGCGGTCGTGCGCGCCGCGCATGCGCTGATCCCGCGCCTGGAACCGCGGCCGGGCCGCGCCTGGGCGGTGCCGGCGGCCGATTACGCCATTCCCGACGTGATCGTGCGCCGTACCCGCCAGGGCTGGCAGGCGGTGCTCAACAGCGCCGTCGTGCCGCGGCTGCATGTCAATGCCGTCTATGCGCAAGTGCTGGGCGGCCAGCGCCAGGGCGGCAACGCCGGCCTGCAGGCGCAGCTGCAACAGGCGCGCTGGATGATACGCAACGTGGAGCAGCGCTTCGACACCATCCTGCGCGTGGCGCAGGCGATCGTGGCGCATCAGCAGGCGTTCTTCACCCAGGGGCCGGCGGCCATGCGGCCGCTGATCCTCAAGGACATCGCCGGCGAACTGGATCTGCACGAATCGACCATTTCGCGCGCGACGACGCAGAAGTACATGCTCACACCGTTCGGTACGCTGGAGCTCAAGCGCTTCTTTGGCGCGGGCGTGTCCACCGATGGCGGAGACGCCACCTCGGCCACCGCGGTGCAGGCGGTGATCCGCCAGATGGTGGCCGACGAGGATCGCGCCAAGCCCTTGTCGGACAGCCAGATCATGCAGCGCCTGGCCGACCAGGGCATCGTCATTGCCCGCCGCACGGTGGCCAAGTACCGCGAGGCGCTGCGGATTGCGCCAGCGACGCTGCGCAAGGCCCACGCCGCGGGTCGTTAGGACGCCTCCTAATTTGTTCCTGATTTCAGGTAGTTAGCTGCGGGATTCGTTGCAAATTTGCCGCTCGGAGCAGCTTGCGCGTGACAGAATAATTGCCGATAATTGTTCTCATGTACATTTGCATATGTAATGCCGTTACCGAACGCCAAGTCCGCGCCTGCGTGGACGCGGGCGCGGCTACGCTGGGCGATCTCCAGTTCGAACTGGGCGTGGCCACGTGCTGCGGCTGCTGCGCGGCAACCGCCACCGAGTACCTGCCCGGCGGGCGGGCCTCGAGCGTGTGCGAAGTGCGGTCGGTCGCCGTTCCGGTCAACCCGCCCGCGGCGCTCGAGCCCGTAGGCACGCCCCAACCGGCGGCCAACGGCTTTCCGATTCCCCTCGTCGCCGTCGCCTGAGCGACGCGGCGCCTTGCGCCAGCCGGCTCATGCTGCCTGGCGCAATTTATCGTCCCCACAGAAGTCCATGATCAGGCGGGCCAGTTCGTGCACCGCCCGCGAGCCCGTATCGCTCATGCACAGCGCCAGCTCGCTGGGCGCCGGGCGCGGCAGCAAGGCGTCGCAGCGCGCCATTGCGGGCGTCTGACAGCGCTGCTCCAGCAAGGCCACGCCCAATCCGCCCTCCACCGCCGCCTGCAGCCCTGACAGGTTGGGACTTTCGTATGCGATGCGCCAGCGCCGGCCGGCGCTCTCCAGCGCATGGATGGCGCGGTTGCGGTACTGGCAGCCCTGCGGGAACGCGACCAGGGCAATCGGGTCGGGCAGCGTGGCGGGGCCGCCGGCCGCGCACAGCCAGTGCAGGCGCTCGGGCCACGCCGCCCGGCTCGGGCCGGCGCCGGGCTCGCGCTTGAGCAGGACCAGGTCCAGTTCGCCGCGGGCCTGGGCCCGGTGCAGGTTGGCGCTGAGATCGCAGCGCATCGACAGCCGTACCTGCGGATGCCGGCGGGCGAAGTCGGCCACCATGTGCGTCAGCCGGGTGACCGCCAGGTCGTCGGGCAGGCCCAGCCGCACGACCTCCAGCCGCCGCTCGCCGCTGACCACCTCGCGGATTTCGTTGGAAAGCGCCAGCATGCGCCGCGCATAGCCCAGCAGCCGCTCGCCGTCCTCGGTCAGCCGCACGCCGCGCCCTTCGCGGATGAACAGCGCACATCCCAGCGCGTCTTCCAGCTTGCGGATCTGCTGGCTGACGGTCGATTGGGTGCGGTGCACGCGTTCGCCCGCACGGGTGAAGCCGCCGGCGTCGACGACGGAAACAAAGCTGTGCAGCAGGTCCAGGTCCACGGCGGTTCGCTCCGGAAAATGCATCGGTTTTTCAAATACTTTTGATCCAAATAAAGAATTTGTCAATGGATCGGGCCGCTCGCAGAATGCAGGCTAAGGTCGCCGCTGGCGGCCGGCAACGGGAAGCCATCATGAAGACCACATCGGCCGCGGCAGCGGCAGGCGCCTGGCGCGGCGCGCCGGACCGCGCGGCCACGCCCTGGGGCGCCATCGCCGTGTTCTGCCTCTTGTGGAGTTCGGCCTTTGCCGCGGCCAAGATCGCCGTGCACGATGGCCCGCCACTGGTGTTGCTGAGCGCGCGCTTCCTGCTTGCCGGCGTGCTGCTGCTGGCGGTGGCGCGCCTGGGCGCGGGATGGCGCCCGCCCGCGCCGCGCGAGCTGGCCGTGCTGGCACTGCTGGGCGTGCTCAACAATGCGCTCTACCTGGGGTTGAGCTGGACGGGCTTGACCACCGTGTCATCGGCCTTCATGGCGGTGCTGATCAGCACCAATCCCTTGTTGATCGGCATTCTGGCCGGACCGGTGCTGGGCGAGCGGCTTGGCTGGCGCAAGCTGGCGGGCCTGTGCCTGGGGCTGCTGGGCGTGGCGCTGGTGTTGCGTTCGCGCCTGTCCGGCATGCACGAAGACCTGCACGGCACCCTGCTGGCCGGCGGCGCGCTGCTCGCGCTGGTCGCCGGAACGTGCTGTACAAGCGCATGGCGCCAGCCGCCGGCCTGTGGACGGCAACCGGCGTGCAGTCGCTGGCAGGCGGGCTGGCGCTGCTGCCAGTGGCGCTGAGCCTGGAAAGCGTGGCGGACGTGCGCCTGACGGTGGGCCTGGTCGGCAGCATGGCCTACATGGTCGTGGCGGTGTCGATGGGTGGTTACTACCTGTGGTTCCTGATCCTCGGCCGCGCCAGCGCTACGTCGGCCAGCGCCCTGCATTTCCTGATGCCACCCCTGGGCCTGCTGTT
It encodes:
- a CDS encoding LysR substrate-binding domain-containing protein; this translates as MHFPERTAVDLDLLHSFVSVVDAGGFTRAGERVHRTQSTVSQQIRKLEDALGCALFIREGRGVRLTEDGERLLGYARRMLALSNEIREVVSGERRLEVVRLGLPDDLAVTRLTHMVADFARRHPQVRLSMRCDLSANLHRAQARGELDLVLLKREPGAGPSRAAWPERLHWLCAAGGPATLPDPIALVAFPQGCQYRNRAIHALESAGRRWRIAYESPNLSGLQAAVEGGLGVALLEQRCQTPAMARCDALLPRPAPSELALCMSDTGSRAVHELARLIMDFCGDDKLRQAA
- a CDS encoding bacterioferritin-associated ferredoxin is translated as MPIIVLMYICICNAVTERQVRACVDAGAATLGDLQFELGVATCCGCCAATATEYLPGGRASSVCEVRSVAVPVNPPAALEPVGTPQPAANGFPIPLVAVA